In Jannaschia sp. W003, the genomic stretch GCCGGGCGCGCGGAACTACTGGAAGAGCCACGACTTCACCGACCTCTCGGACGGTGCCATCGACGCCATCCTCGGCGCGGTGGACCATCTGCCCGACCCGGCCTGCGAGATCTTCATCGCCCACGTGGGCGGCGCCATGGCCCGCGTCGCCCCGGACGCCACCGCCTTCCCGCAGCGAAACGCGCACTTCACCATGAACGTCCACACCCGCTGGGAGGACCCGGCCAAGGACAAGGCCTGCTTGCGGTGGGCCCGCGACCTCTACGCCGCGACGGCCCCCTTCTCGGCGGGCAGCGTCTACGTGAACTTCGTGCCCGGCGACGAGCCCGGCCGGCTCGCCGAGGCCTACGGCGCGAACATGGAGCGCCTGCGCGCCGTGAAGGCCCGCTACGACCCGCACAACCTCTTCCGCGTGAACCACAACATCGAGCCCGCGCGCGAAGCGGTCGCGGCGCAGTAGGGGGCGGCCCGGCGTCTGCACGGGGGGCGTACGGGGGGTGCACGGGGGGCGCCCTCCGCACGGGCGCACCCTCAACACTGATTTCGCGGCGACGGTGCCCCCAGAGAGACTCGAACTCCCGACCCCCTGATTACAAATCAGGTGCTCTACCAGCTGAGCTATAGGGGCGCCGGAGCATCCCTAGCGCCCTCCGCGCGGGCGAGCAACAGCACCGCCACCAGCCCCACCGCCGTGATCACGAGGGCGGCCGGGGCGGCCTGCTCCAGCCGCTCCAGGGAGGCCTGGTCGTGCACGCGGGTGGCCAGGGTGTCGAAGCCGAAGGGCCTGAGCAGCAGCGTCGCGGGCAGCTCCTTGGTCACGTCCACGAACACCAGGAGCGCCGCCACCAGCACCGAGCGCCGCATGAGCGGCAGGTGGACCGCGCGCAGCGTCGCGCCCGGCCCCCGCCCCAGCGAGCGCGCCGCCATCGGCAACGCCGGCGGGATGCGCCCTAGGGCGGCGTCCACCGATCCTTGCGCGATCGCGAAGAACCGCACCGCGTAGGCATAGACCAATGCCGCCGCCGACCCCGTCAGGATCAGTCCCGGATCCCACCCCGTCAGGGCCAGAACGCCGTCCGCCACCCGGTTGTCGAAGGCTGCCAGCGGCACCAGCACGCCCAGTCCCAGCACCGCCCCGGGCGCCGCGTAGCCCACCATGGTGACGGGCAGGAGCGCGCGCGGCAGGGCCCGTCCGGTCATGCGAACGCCGTGCACCATGAACACCGCCAGCGCCGTGGTGACGACCGCGGCGGCCGCCGCCACGCCCACGGTGTTGCCGAGCGCCTCGAGCAGCCCCGGCGCCAGCCAGCCCGAGCCCAGCGCGTGCCAGCCCATCACCGCGACCGGGAACGCGAAGCCGAGCGCCACGGGCACGGCGCAGGCGACGGTGGCGGCCCAGGCGGCGGCCCCCTCAAGCGCCATCGGCACCGGGGGCCGCTGCGCGCGCGCGGTCTGCCAGAAGCGGCGGCGGCGGCGCGAGACCCGCTCCACGAGGGCCAGGAGCGCCACGGCGACCAGGATCACGCAGGCGATCTGCGCCGCCCCGCCCGCGTTGCCCGCCTGCAGCCACAGCGTGAAGATGCCCGTGGTGAGGGTCTGCACGCCGAAGTAGCTGACCACGCCGAAGTCGTTCGCCGTCTCCATCATCACCACGGCCACGCCCGCCGCCACCGCCGGGCGCGCGAGCGGCAGCCCGACGCGCGCGAAGCGCCGCCACGGCCCCGCCCCGAGCGCGCGCGCCACCTCGAGCCCCGCGCCGGACTGCTCCGCGAAGGCCGCGCGCGCCATGAGGTAGACGTAAGGGTAGAGCGCGAAGCCCAGCACCAGCACCGCCGCCCCGCGCGAGCGTACCGGCGGGAACCAGTAGTCGCGGGCATCGACCCAGCCGAACGCCGCCCGCATCGCGGTCTGCACGGGGCCGGCGTAGTCCAGGAAGTCCACGAGCGCGTAGGCCGACACGTAGGCCGGCACGCCGAGGGGCAGCAGCAGCGCCCAGGCCAGCGCGCCCCGCCCCGGAAAGCGGTGCATCGCCACCAGCCACGCGCAGCCCGTGCCCACCGCGGCGGCCAGCGCGCCGGTGCCGGCCATCAGCAGCACGGTGTTGCCCGCGTAGCGCGGCAGCGTGGTGGCGACGAGGTGGGGCCAGGGGTTCTCAGTGGGGAACAGCGCCATGGCCGCGACCGCCAGGATCGGGACGAGCACCAAGGCCGCGACGACGACCGCGCCCACCGACCACGGATCGGGCCAGGGCACCGCCACGCCGCGTATCTGAGCCTTTCCGTCGGACATGGCGGCGGGGGCTAGGTCATTGCCCGCCGCCTGTCCAGCGGGCTATGCGTCGCCGGCGCGGTGGGAGGCCCGCACACAGGGGAAGGAGACACATGCAGATCGCCATCCATCTCGGGGCGCACCGCACCGACGGGGACCTGATCCTCGAGACGCTGCAGCGCAACGAGGGCATCCTGTCCGGCCACCGCGTCGCCGTGCCGCCGCCGCGCCGCGCCCGCCCCGCGATCCGCCGCGCCGCGCAGGCGGCCGGGGGCGGCGGTTTCTCCTCCGAGGCGCAGGACGAGCTGCTGGTCGAGATGCTGGGCGAGGCCGCGGACCCGCGGCGGCTGGTGCTGAGCTACGAGGCGTTCCTCGGGATCTACGCGAAGGTGCTCGATGGGGGGCGGCTCTACGGCGACGCGGGCGCCCGCGCGCGCCTCCTGCGCGACCTCTTCCCGGACCACGAGCCGGCGTTCTTCCTGGCGATCCGCAACCCCGCCACCTTCGTGCCCGCGGTGTTCGAGGCGTCCACTGTGGGCACCCTCGCGGAGTTCACGGGCGGCCACGACCTCGGGGGGCTGCGCTGGACCGACGTGGTCCGCTCCATCCGCGCCGCCTGTCCCGACGTGCCGCTGACGGTCTGGTGCAACGAGGACCTGCCCCTCCTGCTGCCCACGGTGCTTGAGGCGGTGTCGGGCGTCGAGGAGCGGCTCGACGGCGACGACGCGGTCCTGGAGCGGGTGATGACGGAGCCGGGGCTGCGGCGCCTGCGCACCTACCTGCGCGACAACCCGCCCGGCACGCGCTCCACCTGGCGCAAGGTGGTGACGGCGTTCCTGGGCAAGTACGCGGACCCGGAGGTGGTGGAGCCCCCGATCACCACCGCGGGCTGGACCGACGCGCTGGTGGCGCAGCTCACGGCGACCTACGAGGACGACGTGCGGGCGCTACAGGAGCTGCCGGGCATCACCTTCCTGCGTCCCTGACGGGGACCGCGCGCCGCGCGGAATGCGGAGAGGGGGCGCCCCCCCCGCCCCGTCAGCGCATGCCAAGCGCTTCCTTGTACATGTCGAGGATGGCCTCCTCCTCGGCGATGTCGTCGGGCTCGCGCTTGCGCAGGGAGATGACCTTGCGCATCACCTTGGTGTCGTAGCCCCGGCCCTTGGCCTCGGCGTAGACCTCCTTGATCGCCTCGGCGATGTCGGTCTTCTCCTGCTCGAGGCGCTCCACGCGCTCGATGAACTGCTTCAGCTCGTCGGCCGTGACGCCGTAGGCGTCGGGATCGGTCGCGGTCTCGCTCACGGGGGCTCTCCCTCTCTTGCTCTTGCCTGCCTGGAGCGGGCGGGTTAGCGCCCGCCCGCGCCGGACGCAACTCGGAGGGAACGGTGGAGCTGATCGTCTGGGGCGGGGCCCTCCTCACGCTGCTCGGCCTCGCCGGGCTGGTCTACTGCATGGCCGTGGCCGCGCGTGCCCGGCGCGAGGGTGCCGCGGGCCCGGACATGGAGCGGCGCCTCCGGCGGCTGGTGGCGGTGAACCTCACGGCGCTCGCGCTCTCCACCCTGGGGCTGATGGCGGTGATCGTCGGCCTCGCCCTCGGATGAGGCGCGACGTCCCTTGCGAAATTGCAACGGCGGCTTGACGATGGCACGGGCGCGCCCCATGCATGGGTGTGGCGCGGGGGAGCGCGCCGCGGATACTCCGGAGAGGAATCGAATGGATCAGGACGTTCTTGAGGGTCGCCGGATCCTCGTGGTGGAGGACGAATTCCTGATCGCGCTGAGCCTTCGCAGCCAGTTCGAGTCCCTCGGCGCGCATGTCGCCGTGGCCGCCTCCGTGGCCGAGGGCCTCGCGCAGGCAGACGACGCCCACGACGCCGCCGTGCTGGACGTGCGCCTGCCCGACGGCGACGTGTTCCCGGTGGCCGAGGCGCTGGCCCGGCGCGGCGTGCCGCTGGTGTTCCACAGCGGCCACGCGGACGGCAACGAGCTGGAGCGCAGCTTTCCCGGCGCGATGGCCCTGTCGAAGCCCGCCTGCCAGGTCGCGCTCGCGGCCTCGGTGCGCGCCGTGATCGACGCGCCGCGGGGGGCCGCTCAGGCGCCGGGCACCTCGGGCGGCTCGGCCTCGCCGCGGTCGTAGCGCTCCCAGCCCTCGCCGCGGAACAGGTCCACGCCGAGCTGCGCGGCCACGTCGGCGAGGTCCACCATCACCCAGTTGTCCTGGATGCGCCCGTCCTGGACCTTCCAGAAGTCCATGTAGCGGATCGTGACGCGCTTGCCGGTGGCCGGGATGCCGAACAGCGGGCCCCGGTGCGTGGCCTCCTGGCGCCCGAAGGCGGCCGCCCACTCGCCCATGTAGAGCCGCGCCTCGTCGATGCAGACCTTGTCGCCGAAGGCCGCCTGGAAGGGCCGCTGCCAGTTGCGCTGGAACTCGGCCAGCCCGGTCTTGGTGCCGCAGCCGCGGTTGCCCATCCAGCGGAAGGTCTCGGCGAAGAACTCGCCCATGTCGGCGATGCGGTGGTCGTTCAGCCCGTCGACCATGCCCTCGATGACGCGACGCGTCTCCGCGGTCTTCGACATGTCGGTGTCGCGGGTCAGCTCGGCCTGCGGGGGGCGCGATCCCTTCATCGGGTGTCCTCTTCGATGATGCGGGCGCCCCGCCATCCGATCATGATCGAGGGCGCGTTGGTGTTGGCGGAGGTGATGCGCGGCATCACCGAGGCGTCGGCGACCCAAAGGCCCTCCA encodes the following:
- a CDS encoding iron ABC transporter permease — encoded protein: MSDGKAQIRGVAVPWPDPWSVGAVVVAALVLVPILAVAAMALFPTENPWPHLVATTLPRYAGNTVLLMAGTGALAAAVGTGCAWLVAMHRFPGRGALAWALLLPLGVPAYVSAYALVDFLDYAGPVQTAMRAAFGWVDARDYWFPPVRSRGAAVLVLGFALYPYVYLMARAAFAEQSGAGLEVARALGAGPWRRFARVGLPLARPAVAAGVAVVMMETANDFGVVSYFGVQTLTTGIFTLWLQAGNAGGAAQIACVILVAVALLALVERVSRRRRRFWQTARAQRPPVPMALEGAAAWAATVACAVPVALGFAFPVAVMGWHALGSGWLAPGLLEALGNTVGVAAAAAVVTTALAVFMVHGVRMTGRALPRALLPVTMVGYAAPGAVLGLGVLVPLAAFDNRVADGVLALTGWDPGLILTGSAAALVYAYAVRFFAIAQGSVDAALGRIPPALPMAARSLGRGPGATLRAVHLPLMRRSVLVAALLVFVDVTKELPATLLLRPFGFDTLATRVHDQASLERLEQAAPAALVITAVGLVAVLLLARAEGARDAPAPL
- a CDS encoding DUF2312 domain-containing protein: MSETATDPDAYGVTADELKQFIERVERLEQEKTDIAEAIKEVYAEAKGRGYDTKVMRKVISLRKREPDDIAEEEAILDMYKEALGMR
- a CDS encoding response regulator: MDQDVLEGRRILVVEDEFLIALSLRSQFESLGAHVAVAASVAEGLAQADDAHDAAVLDVRLPDGDVFPVAEALARRGVPLVFHSGHADGNELERSFPGAMALSKPACQVALAASVRAVIDAPRGAAQAPGTSGGSASPRS
- a CDS encoding ester cyclase, with protein sequence MKGSRPPQAELTRDTDMSKTAETRRVIEGMVDGLNDHRIADMGEFFAETFRWMGNRGCGTKTGLAEFQRNWQRPFQAAFGDKVCIDEARLYMGEWAAAFGRQEATHRGPLFGIPATGKRVTIRYMDFWKVQDGRIQDNWVMVDLADVAAQLGVDLFRGEGWERYDRGEAEPPEVPGA